A window of Gloeocapsa sp. PCC 7428 contains these coding sequences:
- a CDS encoding vitamin K epoxide reductase family protein: MPRKQSIPWMHRWSRPLIAGIATLGAVVTAYLTYTKLTGDAAACPTKGCDIVLSSPYATVFGQPLALFGFLAYTSMIVLAIAPLLVSSSRNQIRAQIEAWTGLMLFLGGTAMLVFSIYLMYLLTFEIQAPCIYCIASAILSLSLFVLALLGRDWQDIGLPLFAGGLVAILVVVGTLGVYANINNPAIAESNPTQPSPGGYTITTTSGEAEIALAKHLAKVKAIMYGAFWCPHCHDQKQLFGQEAVQYISYIECDPSGINPQPQRCQAANVQGFPTWSINGQTVTGVQTLEELAKLSGYQGPRNFKNSESLQS, from the coding sequence ATGCCTCGTAAACAGTCAATTCCCTGGATGCATCGCTGGTCGCGTCCCTTAATTGCAGGTATCGCTACGCTTGGGGCTGTAGTCACAGCATATTTAACTTACACAAAACTCACTGGTGATGCAGCGGCTTGTCCGACAAAAGGCTGTGACATTGTACTTTCGAGTCCCTACGCGACCGTGTTTGGTCAACCGCTAGCTTTATTTGGTTTTCTTGCCTACACCAGTATGATTGTCTTAGCGATCGCGCCGCTACTCGTTAGTTCGTCACGAAATCAGATCCGCGCTCAAATCGAGGCTTGGACAGGGCTAATGCTATTTCTCGGCGGCACTGCCATGCTGGTGTTCAGTATCTATCTGATGTATCTGTTGACGTTTGAGATCCAAGCGCCGTGTATCTATTGCATTGCCTCAGCAATTCTTTCGTTGAGCTTATTTGTTTTAGCTTTGCTGGGACGTGATTGGCAGGACATTGGACTACCACTGTTTGCTGGAGGTTTAGTCGCAATACTTGTAGTTGTAGGTACTTTGGGAGTTTATGCAAACATTAATAACCCAGCGATCGCTGAATCTAATCCTACACAACCTTCACCGGGAGGTTACACAATTACGACAACTTCGGGAGAGGCAGAAATTGCTTTAGCAAAGCATTTAGCAAAAGTCAAAGCAATCATGTACGGTGCATTTTGGTGTCCTCACTGCCACGACCAAAAGCAGCTATTTGGACAAGAAGCCGTTCAATATATTTCCTATATTGAGTGCGACCCTAGTGGCATCAATCCGCAACCACAGCGGTGTCAAGCTGCTAACGTTCAAGGATTTCCCACATGGTCGATTAATGGTCAGACCGTGACTGGCGTGCAAACCTTAGAGGAATTAGCTAAATTATCGGGCTACCAGGGACCGCGCAACTTCAAAAATTCGGAGTCACTACAGTCATGA
- a CDS encoding cation diffusion facilitator family transporter, with amino-acid sequence MTQAKNYYYQQINSVASQHGRRMQPIHLLWIVLGLRSIFFLVELATGLLVHSLSLIAISGHMLVDVLSIVIALGAARLTQYSSQNNIAIAPQQIEAWAALLNSIILIEVAALLLWGIMRQTQPPELSAGLPMLVMAALGFVVSGINASLLYQESHHNLNVRGVFLHAIADAASSVSLILAALALLYFKWLWADVVASLLVAALIFLNALSLLRDSLQILKPEML; translated from the coding sequence ATGACACAAGCCAAAAATTACTACTATCAACAAATCAATTCGGTGGCATCTCAACATGGGCGAAGAATGCAACCAATTCATCTTTTGTGGATTGTTCTGGGGTTGCGGAGTATCTTTTTTCTAGTGGAGTTAGCAACTGGACTTTTGGTTCATAGTTTGTCTCTAATTGCTATTTCAGGACATATGCTAGTTGATGTGCTGTCAATTGTCATCGCTTTGGGTGCAGCTCGACTAACGCAGTATTCATCTCAAAATAATATAGCGATCGCTCCTCAGCAAATCGAAGCTTGGGCAGCACTCCTTAATAGCATAATCCTAATTGAAGTTGCGGCTTTACTCCTCTGGGGCATCATGAGACAAACACAACCACCAGAACTCAGCGCTGGTTTACCTATGTTGGTCATGGCAGCATTAGGATTTGTGGTCAGCGGGATAAATGCCAGCTTGCTTTATCAAGAAAGTCACCATAATCTAAATGTGCGTGGAGTGTTTTTACACGCGATCGCCGATGCAGCTAGTTCAGTAAGCTTAATTTTAGCCGCATTGGCATTGCTTTACTTCAAGTGGCTATGGGCAGATGTCGTTGCCAGTTTACTCGTTGCTGCACTCATTTTCTTGAACGCCCTCTCACTACTGAGAGATAGTCTCCAAATCCTCAAGCCAGAAATGCTTTAA
- a CDS encoding helix-turn-helix transcriptional regulator — MSKLSPKSQSSQNNEDMPSCDAHLVHLEQVRQVQPEIMPVDKAQQMAEFFNALADPNRLRLMSALANRELCVCDLAAAVKVSESAVSHQLRILRSQHLVKYRREGRNVYYSLADQHIISLYQEVSEHLQEQNS, encoded by the coding sequence ATGAGCAAATTGTCACCAAAATCGCAGTCTTCTCAGAATAATGAAGATATGCCCAGTTGCGACGCTCATCTCGTTCATCTTGAGCAGGTGCGTCAGGTACAACCAGAAATTATGCCTGTAGACAAGGCGCAACAGATGGCAGAGTTTTTTAATGCATTGGCCGATCCAAATCGTTTGCGACTGATGTCTGCGTTAGCGAATCGAGAACTATGTGTCTGTGATTTAGCGGCTGCTGTGAAGGTAAGCGAGTCTGCGGTATCACATCAATTACGAATTTTGCGATCGCAACACCTGGTGAAATATCGCAGGGAAGGACGTAATGTCTATTACAGTCTGGCCGACCAGCATATCATCAGCCTTTATCAGGAGGTTTCAGAGCATCTACAAGAGCAAAATTCTTGA
- a CDS encoding tetratricopeptide repeat protein — protein MKRTIIDKIQSIIVLAIASSLIVANPQVVQAHAANQLRNKVEVNQELNELLQQGRKLVQERNFTKALSLYQHAVELDPKNPQIFSAIGYIQAVQSNFREASNALQQAIKLDRDNANFHYALAYSLAKLGDNPAAASAYRRSIALAANNVNAYLGLGIVLLRQRDDNAALQVLQRVTELAPTNTIAYHLMGTLLLQQKRYSEAIASLQQAAQIAPQDSTIQLDLGIAWLNQQRMTEAIAAFERAAQLDRNNSKIRLQIGKILQLKGNLDEALRAYQQAVDIQPNLMEARKAIADILLEQQNYLMALVAHRQVIALVPEDANSYYHLGVALQARGRLQEAIAAFTQARNLYQSQGKKEAAQNVETILRQFQVQ, from the coding sequence ATGAAACGAACAATTATCGATAAAATACAATCAATCATTGTGCTAGCGATCGCCAGTAGTTTGATCGTAGCTAACCCGCAAGTTGTTCAAGCACACGCCGCAAATCAATTGCGCAATAAAGTTGAAGTTAATCAGGAACTCAACGAGCTTTTGCAACAAGGGCGAAAGCTTGTTCAAGAAAGAAATTTCACCAAAGCGTTATCGCTTTATCAACACGCAGTTGAATTAGATCCAAAAAATCCGCAAATCTTTTCTGCGATTGGTTATATCCAAGCTGTTCAAAGTAACTTTCGAGAAGCATCGAATGCGTTACAGCAGGCAATTAAATTGGATCGGGATAACGCCAATTTTCACTACGCCCTAGCATATTCGCTAGCAAAATTGGGAGATAATCCCGCAGCCGCATCTGCCTACCGTCGCAGTATTGCTCTTGCAGCAAATAACGTCAACGCTTATTTAGGGTTAGGTATCGTACTGCTACGTCAACGCGATGACAACGCAGCATTGCAGGTGCTTCAGCGCGTGACAGAATTAGCACCCACAAACACGATCGCGTATCATCTAATGGGAACGCTTCTACTTCAGCAAAAGCGGTATTCAGAGGCAATTGCCAGCCTCCAGCAAGCAGCGCAGATCGCGCCACAAGACAGTACAATTCAGTTAGATTTGGGAATTGCCTGGTTGAATCAGCAACGGATGACAGAGGCAATCGCCGCGTTCGAGCGGGCTGCACAGCTCGATCGGAATAACAGTAAAATCCGGTTACAAATCGGCAAAATTCTCCAGTTGAAAGGTAATCTTGACGAGGCGCTGCGAGCGTATCAACAAGCCGTTGACATTCAACCCAACTTGATGGAAGCACGCAAGGCGATCGCAGATATTCTGTTAGAACAGCAGAATTACTTGATGGCGCTAGTAGCACATCGCCAGGTGATTGCGTTAGTACCGGAAGATGCTAATTCATACTACCATTTGGGAGTTGCTTTGCAAGCACGGGGACGTCTTCAAGAAGCGATCGCTGCCTTTACTCAAGCACGCAATCTTTATCAAAGTCAAGGCAAGAAGGAAGCTGCGCAGAATGTTGAAACAATCTTGCGCCAATTCCAAGTGCAATAG
- a CDS encoding heavy metal translocating P-type ATPase yields the protein MDIIVGGMDCPSCVDKISTSLEKLSGVTEASVNFVTGKLRVSYNPQQVNETTLRDRITALGYTVITPTPKPHSETHDHEHNRGHSHGTGEFNLKAEIVPVLLVVALLAGGVIFEESLHNTPYSLGEYAVFIPAYLVSGWTVLKAAGRNILRGQVFDENFLMTIATLGAIAIHQLPEAVAVMLFFRVGELFQEYSVGRSRRSIKALLEVRPDTANLKANDTVKVVSPETVRVEDIILVKPGEKIPLDGEVLEGNSQLDTSALTGEAVPRTVKTGEIVLAGMINRTGLLTVRVTKLFGESSIAKILDLVENATSKKAATEKFITRFARYYTPIVVVLSLAVALLPPLFIPGATHEEWVYRALILLVISCPCGLVISIPLGYFGGVGGAAKRGILVKGSTFLDALTDVKTVVFDKTGTLTKGVFKVTQIVTKNGFSEAELLTLAAKAEFHSNHPVAQSIREAYGQPIDDADVTNYEEIAGHGIRANVSNQTVLAGNDRLLHRENIDRDTCNVEGTVVHLAIDGRYAGYILIADEIKEDAVQAIQDLKRVGVAQTVMLTGDNKAVAQGIATRLGLDSYKAELLPEGKVEEIEELLSRSGRGKVAFVGDGINDAPVIARADIGIAMGGLGSDAAIETADVVIMTDAPSKVAQAIQVARKTRKIVLQNIILAMAVKGLFIVLGMFGVATLWEAVFADVGVALLAILNATRVIR from the coding sequence ATGGATATCATAGTGGGGGGCATGGATTGTCCCTCCTGTGTCGATAAAATTTCGACATCCCTCGAAAAATTGTCAGGTGTTACAGAAGCATCTGTCAATTTTGTTACTGGCAAGTTACGGGTCTCCTATAATCCGCAGCAGGTGAATGAAACAACCCTTCGCGATCGCATCACTGCTTTGGGTTATACCGTTATCACTCCCACACCGAAGCCTCACTCTGAGACACACGACCATGAGCACAATCGCGGGCATAGTCATGGCACGGGTGAGTTTAATCTCAAGGCAGAAATTGTTCCTGTGCTTTTAGTTGTGGCTCTTTTAGCTGGAGGAGTGATTTTTGAGGAGTCTTTGCACAACACACCTTATAGTTTGGGAGAATATGCGGTATTCATCCCTGCTTACCTAGTAAGTGGTTGGACTGTATTGAAGGCGGCTGGACGTAATATTTTACGCGGGCAAGTGTTTGACGAAAACTTTTTAATGACCATTGCGACTTTGGGCGCGATCGCCATTCACCAACTCCCCGAAGCCGTCGCCGTCATGCTGTTCTTTCGGGTTGGAGAACTATTTCAAGAATACTCTGTCGGGCGATCGCGCCGCTCTATCAAAGCACTGTTAGAAGTTCGCCCTGATACTGCCAATCTCAAAGCCAATGATACAGTCAAAGTTGTTTCTCCAGAAACAGTCAGGGTGGAAGATATAATTCTGGTTAAGCCAGGAGAAAAAATTCCTCTGGATGGTGAAGTTTTAGAGGGTAATTCGCAGCTTGATACCTCAGCTTTAACGGGAGAAGCTGTTCCCCGCACGGTAAAAACCGGAGAAATAGTTTTAGCAGGGATGATTAACCGGACGGGGTTACTGACTGTTCGAGTTACGAAACTGTTTGGTGAATCGTCGATCGCCAAGATTCTCGATTTGGTCGAAAATGCGACCAGTAAGAAAGCAGCAACGGAGAAATTTATCACTCGTTTTGCCCGCTACTACACACCAATTGTAGTTGTTCTGTCGCTGGCAGTTGCCCTCTTGCCACCTCTATTCATTCCTGGTGCAACTCACGAAGAATGGGTTTATCGTGCCCTAATTCTGCTCGTCATCTCCTGTCCTTGTGGGCTAGTGATTAGTATTCCATTAGGCTATTTTGGTGGTGTTGGCGGAGCTGCTAAACGAGGTATTTTAGTCAAAGGCTCGACGTTTTTAGATGCGCTCACAGATGTTAAAACGGTTGTTTTTGATAAGACCGGAACCTTAACCAAAGGCGTGTTCAAAGTTACTCAAATTGTCACTAAAAATGGCTTTTCCGAAGCAGAATTACTAACGTTAGCAGCTAAAGCTGAATTTCACTCCAATCATCCGGTTGCACAATCGATTCGAGAGGCTTACGGTCAACCCATCGATGATGCAGATGTGACAAATTACGAAGAAATTGCGGGTCATGGCATCCGAGCTAACGTGAGCAATCAAACGGTGCTGGCAGGAAATGACCGTCTCCTGCATCGAGAAAATATTGATCGCGATACTTGCAATGTAGAAGGAACTGTCGTTCATCTTGCGATTGATGGGCGCTATGCAGGCTACATCTTAATTGCAGATGAAATCAAAGAGGATGCGGTTCAAGCCATTCAAGACCTCAAGCGGGTTGGAGTTGCGCAAACAGTTATGCTCACAGGCGACAACAAAGCCGTTGCTCAAGGCATAGCCACGCGTTTGGGACTAGATTCTTACAAGGCTGAATTGCTACCGGAAGGCAAAGTAGAAGAGATCGAAGAGCTACTCAGTCGTTCGGGCAGAGGCAAAGTAGCATTTGTAGGTGACGGTATTAATGATGCTCCTGTCATTGCTAGAGCTGATATTGGCATAGCGATGGGTGGACTCGGTTCCGATGCTGCCATTGAAACAGCGGATGTCGTGATTATGACTGATGCACCCTCCAAGGTTGCTCAAGCTATTCAGGTGGCTAGAAAAACCCGCAAAATCGTACTACAGAACATTATCTTAGCAATGGCAGTTAAAGGTTTATTTATCGTACTAGGAATGTTTGGCGTAGCAACACTTTGGGAAGCGGTATTTGCGGATGTCGGTGTCGCACTTTTAGCAATTCTCAACGCAACTAGAGTTATTCGTTAA